Genomic window (Neorickettsia findlayensis):
GTTTTTTTCCAACGCTCACGCTGAACCGCTTAGGCAGTTCAATACTGTAGTTGAAGACCTTCTGCTGGTCTATTTTCACTGCTCCTGATTCTATCAATCTTTTTGCTTGAGTTCTTGAGGAAGCGGCTTCGATCCGAACGATTACATCAATTATGTCTGCATTGCGTGGGATTTCTATTTCTGGTAACTGAGACGGATCATTTTCTTCAAAGGCCTTGACTATACTTTCGCTGATTTTTTCTGCAATTGCGCTGCCGTGACATATTCTAGTTGCCTCGGTGGCGAGTATCTTTTTTGCTTCATTTATTCGAGTATCACTAAATGCTGAAAGAGCTTTGATCTCCTCAATTGGAAGCTCGGTAAAAAGACACAAAAAGCTTTCTACATCTGCATCCTCGGTATTTCTGAAGTATTGCCAATAGTCATATGGCGAGTACAGATTCGGGTCTAACCAAACAGCTCCTGCTTCAGTTTTGCCCATTTTTTTCCCGGAAGCGGTCGTGATCAATGGTACGGTCAAACCAAACATCTCTGTATTTCTCAATTTTCTTCCCAATTCTACACCATTGACTATGTTGCCCCATTGATCTCCTCCTCCTATCTGTACATTGCAGTTGTACAGGCGATTTAATTCAACAAAATCGTAAGCCTGAAGTATCATATAATTGAATTCTAAAAAACTGAGGTGAGATTCACGTTCTAGCCGACTTTTTACACTATCAAAGGTGAGCATCCTATTGACAGAAAAGTGACGTCCCACGTTTCGGAGAAAGTCTATATACCTAATGTTTTCTAACCAGTCAGCATTATTAACAAACAATACACTTCCTATGATGCGCTTCACGATTTCGCTGATGGTGCTGATATTTTTATTTATTTCCTCCCTGGAAAGCATTTTGCGGGATTCGTCTTTTCCAGACGGGTCGCCTATAAGAGTAGTACCACCACCGAGTAGTATTATTACTTCATGTCCATAACTCTTTACCAAGCGCATTAGCATCAATGGCACCAGATGCCCTAGATGTATAGCAGGTGCTGTACAATCAAAACCTAAATAGAAGACAAGCTTCTCACAAGAATCCAAACGATGCTCTAACGCTTTTCTATTTGTACACTGGAGGAAGTACCCCCTTTCCTCAATTATTTTCAGCATAGCTAGGAGAGCTGAGCTTTTAACCGTGCTTTACTAAATACTGTTGGATTCCCAAGCTTTGAATTAGCGATAACTGCTGCTCCAACCACTCTAAGTGCTTTTCCTCGTCTTGTAGAAGAGATCTCATCAGACTCGAACTTACAAAATCCTCGTTTTGCTCGAATTCTACGATTGACTTCCTGTATGAGAAAAGGGCTTTCAATTCAAGATCGCGGTCTTTTTCAAAAATTTTTTCTACACTTCTTGGGCACGTGCCCATGTCTTTATAACCAACTCTCGGATTCCCTTTACAGGAGAATATTCTCTCGAGTAGCGCATCAGCGTGATGCATCTCTCCAATAGAACGATTTCTCAAAGCCTCAGATAAATTAAGGAGACCCATATCCTTTAAAATTTTGGAGTGAACAAAATACTGATTTATTGCTAATAATTCGCTTTCTAAGGCTTCATTTAACCTTTCTATTGAAGAAAAATTTGTCATGGGCACCTGGATGATGATACTAGTGGCAATTGTAGTAGAAAAGTCCACATCTTTCTAGTCTGGGAGTACCTCAAGGGAGAATAACAAAGACATGCAAATACTTAAAAGAATAATTTACATCAACTAAAGCTCACTTATTAACACTCAACTAACAAAAAGATAAGTGTGCAAAACAACAAAACAAAATGCTCCAGAAGAACTCAAATATCACAAAAGAAGTCCGCCCCAGAAACTATACCCTTTGTTCTGATTGTTGTGTCGTGGACAACGGAACATCTGGCCACACGTCGACTGCGAGTGGCGTTGGTTGCTTGGCCAGAGTGAACGTCAGTGCCTCTGATACAGTGGAAACAGGAATGATCTTCACTGCGTTCTTCACCGATTTTGGAATATCCTCTAAATCTTTTTCGTTGCTTATCGGTATTAGGACGGTTTTTATACCACCTCTGACAGCTGCTAGAAGCTTTTCCTTCAGACCACCAATTTCCATTACTTTCCCCCTAAGACTCACTTCTCCGGTCATCGCAACGCTTGAGCAAACTGGTATTCCAGTCATCACCGAGACAATAGAAGTGCATATTGCAACCCCTGCAGATGGGCCATCTTTTGAAGTTGCACCCTCAGGTACATGAACGTGCACATCTTTACTTTTAAAGAACTTCGATGTGAAACCAAATTTATTGCAATTTGAGCAGACAAAGCTATAGGCAGCCTGGACGGACTCTTGCATTACTTCTCCAAGCTTTCCTGTAGAACGAATCTCGCCTTTTCCTGGGAGCAAGACTGCCTCTATCATAATTAAATCCCCGCCGGTTTGCGTGTAAGCCAGACCTGTAGTCATACCCACTAAATTTTCTGGTTCTGCAGTACCAAAAGTACATTTTTCCACGCCAGCATACTTCTTGAGATTTTTAACTGAAATCTCTATAGATTTGACGCCGGACTGCACACCCAACTTTTTGACTGCTTTCCTCATCAAATTTGCCAGCTCCCTCTTCAGGCTTCGTACTCCACTCTCACGAGTGTAACGACGTATAAGCAACTTTAACGCTTCTTTGGAAATACTCCACTCGTTTTTTTTCAAACCATGTTCTTTCCTTAATTTTCCAATTAGATAATGCTCTGCTATCTGCAATTTTTCCTCTTCTGAGTAGGCTTCCAGACGTATTACTTCTAACCGATCCAATAGCGCTGGAATCATATTCAAGCTATTTGCAGTTGCAACAAACATCACATCACTCAGGTCATATTCAACCTCCAAGTAGTGGTCCACAAAGCGCGAGTTCTGCTCAGGATCAAGAACTTCCAAAAGTGCAAAAGCAGGATCACTTCTGAAATCCGAAGACATTTTATCTATTTCGTCCAGGAGAAAGACAGGATTAGATAATTTTGCTTTCTTCATGTGCTGGATTATCTTTCCGGGCATTGCACCTATATAAGTCCTTCTATGACCTTTAATTTCAGACTCATCTTTTATTCCACCGAGTGACATCCTAACGAATGGTCTGCCAGTAGCTTCTGCTATTGCGCTGGCAAGGGAGGTCTTTCCGACACCTGGAGGACCAAGTAAACATAGTATGGAGCCTTTAAACGATTTCGTACGGTTTTGCACTGCCAAGTACTCGATAATGCGCTCTTTGACCTTTTCTATGCCGTAATGGCTCGCCTTTAGAATTTGTTCTGATGCCCCGATATCGGTAATCATCTTGCCCTTCTTTTTCCAAGGAAGAGAAATGACCCAGTCTATGTAGTTACGAACCACAGTTGCCTCAGCAGACATGGGTACCATATTTTTGAGTTTTTTCAGTTCCTTTGAAACTTTTTCTTTCGCTTCTGCAGAGAGCTTGCTATTCCCTATTTTTTTCTCTAGGTCAACAAGTTCATCATATTCTTCACCTTCTTTCTCGTATAGCTCCTTGGTAATTGCTTTCAGTTGTTCATTAAGTAAGTATACCTTATGTGATTTCTTAATTTGACTCTCTGTTTTTTCTTTAATCTGCTGTTTTACCTGCAACACTCCAAGTTCTTTCTCTAGGAATGCATGGACTTTTTTCATCCTCTCTAAGAGGTCTACAGTTTCGAGTATTTCTTGTTTTTCACTGAGCTTTAGGTTTATACTCGCAGCCACCAAGTCGGCTATCCTGCTAGTGGAATCTATTTGTGAGAGGAGTCCAGTGATTTCATCTGGAATTGTCTCGCTCAACTTAACGCACTTTTCGAAATTCTGAACGACCGATCTTCGATATGCCTCTATGTTTACGTCATCGCTTTCTTCCTCTTCTATTGGAAAGACATCTGCTTCGAGTACTCCATCGATTTTTCTGAAATTTACAGCACGTGCACGGCACTCCACGATTACCATAAGTTTGACACCACCATCCTGAAGATTAATCTTCGGTTCGGCAATCTTTGCTATGACACCAACTTCGTACAAATCTTTACCTTCAGGGGTTTCTTTCTTTGGATTCCTCTGTGCAACCAAGAGCATTCTTCCACTATTTTCAGACGTCTCTGCCAGTGCTTTATCCATTGCTTGTATTGACCCCTTCCTTCCTATAAATATTGGAAGGTAATCGCCGGGAAAGAAAATAACTTCCCTAAGAGGCAGGACGGGTAAATTCAAGTGCGCCGGCCCGGATTCAAAGTTAGAATTATCGGTATCATGCTCTTGTTTTGAATCTACGTCACGATTATTAAGCTCTTCTTCTGACATAAAAAATGCATTCCCTTACACGATATATGGGTGCTAGAATTTTGTATTCAAGCTCACAGACGGTCATTATACAAATTAATTCCTGCAATACCAACTTTTTGCCCAGCTTCTCTCAGTTTCCATATATTCGCTTTTGTTATGCCCCCTAATGCAAAAACATTAATTTTTCTTGTGAAAGCTTGGTATTTAATGAATTTTACAGCTCCCATTGCATTGGAGTTAGTTTTCTTGCTGTGAAAAACTGGTGAGAAAAGTGCCGCATCAAAACCAGCTGCTTGTATTTTTAGATTTTGTTTTACACTGTGTGATGCACAACTTATAAACCACTGCTTTTTGAAGTACCGCCACTTTCTCATCTTGCTAAAACTTGACTCCCTTACATGTACTCCTGATGCACGTGTTAGAAGTGCGACAAATGGATCGCCAGCAACGAGAAAGGTCAAACGCAACTTCCTACACATTCTTGAAAGCCAGTGTGCCAAGCTTTTTCTTTGTAAATGTTCGTAACACCGCAGCACAACAAAACTTCCCAGAGGCAGCTGTTTCAAGATAAACGCAACTTCAGACAGCGAATGTGCCGCCTCGATCACGAATAACCATCTAAAAAGGTGTGCGTAGCGCTTGAAGAACATTAAAATGGTTTTGTCACTGCAAGTATAACAACTGCAATAAAAGCAATTGTGACTCCCTCATTTGCAAACTTAAAAAATGTGCTTGAGTATTTATTACACCCTCTACTAAAAGCGACGGAACATCGCCAAAAGAATATGTGCAAAGACACAAGTGCAGCCACAAATAGTAATTTTAGATGTAGCCATGCACTTAGAATGTGACCTGTATCCACTGCCAACAGCAAGCCAAGCGTAATACTTACTACCATAGCGGGTGTCATAATATAGCAGAGGAGACGTTTTTCCATCACACGAAAAACAGAATCGGTTTCAGTGCCAACATCAACGTCAGCATGATAGACCATGATTCTGGGTAGGTAAAAAAGGCCCGCCATCCACATTGTCACAACAATGATATGAAGCGCCTCCATCCAATCGGTTCCAATACTCATACGATTCTAGACGTTATAGTACTTTATAAATTCAATTGGCACGGGATGTTTTGATAACTCCTCGTAGTCATCACGTAGAAGCCCTACATAGGTATCAAGCTGATCATTCGTGAACACACCACCCTCTGTCAAGAATTGTCGATCGGTTTCGAGTGCAAAAAACGCCTCTTCTAAAGACTTAGACAGAGAAACCTCCGAGGATTTTTCGAGTTCCAAAGCATCTCCCGGGAGTAGTTTTTCCTGTATACCTGCTATACCTGCCATAATTAAAGCAGCGGTTCCGATGTATGGATTAGTACCTGCATCAGGAAAGTTAACCTCTATTCTCTTTCCGGAAGAATCACTTTCCCTACAGTGCGGAATCCTCACTGTTGCTAGACGATTTCCAAG
Coding sequences:
- the tyrS gene encoding tyrosine--tRNA ligase, giving the protein MLKIIEERGYFLQCTNRKALEHRLDSCEKLVFYLGFDCTAPAIHLGHLVPLMLMRLVKSYGHEVIILLGGGTTLIGDPSGKDESRKMLSREEINKNISTISEIVKRIIGSVLFVNNADWLENIRYIDFLRNVGRHFSVNRMLTFDSVKSRLERESHLSFLEFNYMILQAYDFVELNRLYNCNVQIGGGDQWGNIVNGVELGRKLRNTEMFGLTVPLITTASGKKMGKTEAGAVWLDPNLYSPYDYWQYFRNTEDADVESFLCLFTELPIEEIKALSAFSDTRINEAKKILATEATRICHGSAIAEKISESIVKAFEENDPSQLPEIEIPRNADIIDVIVRIEAASSRTQAKRLIESGAVKIDQQKVFNYSIELPKRFSVSVGKKQRNISMK
- the bfr gene encoding bacterioferritin, which translates into the protein MTNFSSIERLNEALESELLAINQYFVHSKILKDMGLLNLSEALRNRSIGEMHHADALLERIFSCKGNPRVGYKDMGTCPRSVEKIFEKDRDLELKALFSYRKSIVEFEQNEDFVSSSLMRSLLQDEEKHLEWLEQQLSLIQSLGIQQYLVKHG
- the lon gene encoding endopeptidase La, coding for MSEEELNNRDVDSKQEHDTDNSNFESGPAHLNLPVLPLREVIFFPGDYLPIFIGRKGSIQAMDKALAETSENSGRMLLVAQRNPKKETPEGKDLYEVGVIAKIAEPKINLQDGGVKLMVIVECRARAVNFRKIDGVLEADVFPIEEEESDDVNIEAYRRSVVQNFEKCVKLSETIPDEITGLLSQIDSTSRIADLVAASINLKLSEKQEILETVDLLERMKKVHAFLEKELGVLQVKQQIKEKTESQIKKSHKVYLLNEQLKAITKELYEKEGEEYDELVDLEKKIGNSKLSAEAKEKVSKELKKLKNMVPMSAEATVVRNYIDWVISLPWKKKGKMITDIGASEQILKASHYGIEKVKERIIEYLAVQNRTKSFKGSILCLLGPPGVGKTSLASAIAEATGRPFVRMSLGGIKDESEIKGHRRTYIGAMPGKIIQHMKKAKLSNPVFLLDEIDKMSSDFRSDPAFALLEVLDPEQNSRFVDHYLEVEYDLSDVMFVATANSLNMIPALLDRLEVIRLEAYSEEEKLQIAEHYLIGKLRKEHGLKKNEWSISKEALKLLIRRYTRESGVRSLKRELANLMRKAVKKLGVQSGVKSIEISVKNLKKYAGVEKCTFGTAEPENLVGMTTGLAYTQTGGDLIMIEAVLLPGKGEIRSTGKLGEVMQESVQAAYSFVCSNCNKFGFTSKFFKSKDVHVHVPEGATSKDGPSAGVAICTSIVSVMTGIPVCSSVAMTGEVSLRGKVMEIGGLKEKLLAAVRGGIKTVLIPISNEKDLEDIPKSVKNAVKIIPVSTVSEALTFTLAKQPTPLAVDVWPDVPLSTTQQSEQRV
- a CDS encoding thiamine phosphate synthase, which produces MFFKRYAHLFRWLFVIEAAHSLSEVAFILKQLPLGSFVVLRCYEHLQRKSLAHWLSRMCRKLRLTFLVAGDPFVALLTRASGVHVRESSFSKMRKWRYFKKQWFISCASHSVKQNLKIQAAGFDAALFSPVFHSKKTNSNAMGAVKFIKYQAFTRKINVFALGGITKANIWKLREAGQKVGIAGINLYNDRL
- a CDS encoding CopD family protein, with protein sequence MSIGTDWMEALHIIVVTMWMAGLFYLPRIMVYHADVDVGTETDSVFRVMEKRLLCYIMTPAMVVSITLGLLLAVDTGHILSAWLHLKLLFVAALVSLHIFFWRCSVAFSRGCNKYSSTFFKFANEGVTIAFIAVVILAVTKPF